Proteins co-encoded in one Bacillus paramycoides genomic window:
- a CDS encoding DUF6434 domain-containing protein, translating into MRPPLTKSISLTDFQNYYWLKAELQTFCRDHDLPASGSKIEITERISHYLHTGKILKNGSGQKLSNPPLSYKDLSLQTVITNNHRCSEDVRAFFKEKIGANFRFTVALQKFFKENVGKTYEDAITFWYEENERKKDPSYKTTISVQFEYNRFIRDFFEDPNNKGKSNADAIAAWNEIKAKPGSNAYVPQKVEN; encoded by the coding sequence ATGCGTCCACCTTTAACAAAATCTATATCACTTACAGATTTCCAAAACTATTATTGGTTAAAAGCAGAACTGCAAACATTTTGTCGTGACCATGATTTGCCAGCTAGTGGCTCTAAGATCGAAATAACCGAGCGTATCTCCCATTATTTACATACTGGGAAAATATTAAAAAACGGCTCCGGCCAAAAGTTGAGTAACCCCCCCCTATCCTATAAAGATCTTTCCCTGCAAACTGTTATTACTAACAATCACCGCTGTAGTGAAGATGTTCGTGCTTTTTTCAAAGAAAAAATCGGAGCAAACTTCCGCTTTACAGTAGCTCTTCAAAAGTTTTTTAAAGAGAATGTTGGAAAAACATATGAAGATGCGATAACGTTTTGGTATGAAGAAAACGAGCGAAAAAAAGATCCTTCTTATAAAACAACGATCAGCGTGCAGTTTGAATACAATCGCTTTATTCGCGACTTCTTCGAAGATCCAAATAATAAAGGAAAATCAAACGCTGATGCTATTGCTGCTTGGAATGAAATAAAAGCAAAACCTGGTAGCAATGCCTATGTTCCTCAAAAAGTAGAAAACTAG
- a CDS encoding acetyl-CoA C-acyltransferase, producing the protein MNRAVIVEAKRTPIGKKNGMLKDYEVQQLVTPLLTFLSKGIEREIEDVILGNVVGPGGNVARLSALEAGLGHHIPGVTIDRQCGAGLEAIRTACHFIQGGAGNCYIAGGVESTSTSPFQNRARFSPETIGDPNMGVAAEYVAERYNITREMQDEYACLSYKRTLQALENGYLQDEILSFNGSFDEAIKREMKYERLIKRTKPAFLQNGTVTAGNSCGVNDGACAVLVMEEGQARKLEYKPVLRFVRSAVVGVDPNLPGTGPIFAVNKLLNEMNIKVEDIDYFEINEAFASKVVACAKELQIPFEKLNVNGGAIALGHPYGASGAMLVTRLFYQAQREYMKYGIATLGIGGGIGLALLFEKVED; encoded by the coding sequence ATGAATAGAGCGGTTATAGTAGAAGCGAAAAGAACGCCTATTGGTAAGAAGAATGGGATGTTGAAAGATTATGAAGTTCAGCAATTAGTAACGCCGCTTCTTACTTTTTTAAGTAAAGGAATTGAGAGAGAAATAGAAGATGTCATATTAGGTAATGTTGTTGGGCCAGGGGGGAATGTTGCGAGATTATCTGCTTTAGAAGCAGGACTTGGTCATCATATTCCTGGTGTAACGATTGATCGGCAATGTGGTGCCGGATTGGAAGCGATTCGCACCGCATGTCATTTCATTCAAGGCGGGGCAGGTAATTGTTATATTGCAGGAGGAGTAGAGAGTACAAGTACATCACCTTTTCAAAATAGAGCGCGATTTTCACCAGAAACAATTGGTGATCCTAATATGGGAGTGGCGGCTGAATATGTTGCAGAGCGTTATAATATAACGCGAGAAATGCAAGACGAATATGCTTGTCTTAGTTATAAACGGACATTGCAAGCATTAGAAAATGGATATTTACAAGATGAAATACTTTCTTTTAATGGATCTTTTGACGAAGCTATAAAACGAGAAATGAAGTATGAAAGACTGATTAAAAGAACAAAGCCTGCATTTTTACAAAATGGTACAGTAACGGCAGGTAATTCGTGCGGTGTAAATGATGGGGCATGTGCCGTTCTTGTAATGGAAGAGGGGCAAGCTCGAAAATTAGAATACAAGCCTGTACTTCGTTTCGTTCGTAGTGCTGTAGTTGGAGTGGATCCAAATCTTCCGGGGACTGGTCCGATATTTGCGGTGAACAAATTATTAAACGAAATGAATATAAAAGTAGAGGACATCGATTATTTTGAAATAAATGAAGCGTTCGCTTCAAAAGTTGTTGCTTGTGCAAAGGAGTTACAAATTCCTTTCGAAAAATTAAATGTAAATGGTGGGGCAATTGCGCTCGGTCACCCGTACGGTGCATCTGGTGCTATGCTTGTAACACGTTTGTTTTATCAGGCACAAAGGGAGTATATGAAATATGGAATTGCGACATTAGGAATTGGTGGTGGAATAGGGTTAGCGCTATTATTTGAAAAAGTAGAAGACTAG
- a CDS encoding acyl-CoA synthetase: MGITKEYKKHAFLQPNKIAIKENNRVLTYKEWFESVCKVANWLNGKESKNKTIAIVLENRIEFLQLFAGAAMAGWVCVPLDIKWKQDELKERIAISNPDVIVTERYKINDLPGEEGRVIEIDEWKRMIEHYLPTYQPVENVQNASFYMGFTSGSTGKAKAFLRAQQSWVHSFDCNIHDFHMKKEDSILIAGTLVHSLFLYGAISALHIGQTVHIMRKFISDQVLDRLEIEHISVMYTVPTMLESLYKENRVIENKVKIISSGAKWVAEAKEKIKSIFPYAQKYEFYGASELSFVTALIDEESDRRPNSVGKPCHNVEVRICNEAGEEVQKGEIGTVYVKSDQFFMGYILNGILVPEMSTDGWMTVRDVGYEDEEGFIYIVGREKNMILFGGINIFPEEIESVLHEHPAVDEIVVVGVNDSYWGEKPVAIVKGGATKQQLKSFCLQRLSSFKIPKEWHFVDEIPYTDSGKIARIAAKNMIGNREKIYE; the protein is encoded by the coding sequence ATGGGAATTACAAAAGAATATAAAAAACATGCCTTTTTACAACCAAATAAAATAGCGATAAAGGAAAATAATCGAGTTTTAACATATAAAGAGTGGTTTGAGTCAGTGTGTAAAGTAGCAAATTGGTTGAATGGAAAAGAATCGAAGAATAAAACGATAGCAATTGTATTAGAAAATCGTATAGAGTTTTTACAACTATTTGCTGGTGCTGCTATGGCCGGATGGGTTTGTGTGCCATTAGATATAAAGTGGAAACAGGATGAGCTCAAAGAAAGAATTGCAATCAGTAATCCGGATGTGATTGTGACAGAACGATATAAGATAAATGATCTACCTGGTGAAGAAGGAAGAGTAATAGAAATCGATGAGTGGAAAAGAATGATAGAGCACTATCTGCCTACATATCAGCCTGTAGAAAATGTACAAAATGCTTCGTTTTATATGGGATTTACATCAGGATCAACTGGAAAAGCAAAAGCGTTTTTACGTGCACAACAATCGTGGGTTCATAGTTTTGATTGTAATATACATGACTTTCATATGAAAAAAGAAGATTCTATTTTAATAGCTGGGACGCTCGTTCATTCTCTTTTTTTATACGGTGCAATAAGTGCATTACATATAGGACAAACGGTGCATATTATGAGAAAGTTTATTTCAGATCAAGTGCTGGATAGGTTAGAAATAGAACATATTTCTGTCATGTATACAGTGCCGACAATGCTAGAATCTTTATATAAAGAAAATAGAGTAATAGAAAATAAAGTGAAAATTATTTCGTCAGGAGCGAAATGGGTAGCTGAAGCGAAAGAAAAAATTAAGAGTATATTTCCTTATGCGCAAAAATATGAATTTTACGGTGCGTCGGAACTAAGTTTTGTAACAGCACTAATTGATGAAGAAAGCGATAGAAGGCCAAATTCAGTAGGGAAACCTTGTCACAATGTGGAAGTTCGAATATGTAATGAAGCAGGAGAAGAAGTACAGAAAGGTGAGATAGGAACTGTTTATGTAAAAAGTGATCAGTTTTTTATGGGATACATATTAAATGGGATTTTAGTTCCAGAGATGAGTACGGATGGTTGGATGACGGTACGGGATGTAGGGTATGAAGATGAAGAAGGGTTTATTTATATTGTCGGTAGAGAGAAGAATATGATTTTATTTGGAGGAATTAATATTTTCCCAGAAGAAATAGAAAGTGTATTACATGAACATCCAGCTGTAGATGAAATAGTTGTAGTTGGTGTGAATGATAGTTATTGGGGTGAAAAGCCTGTCGCCATCGTAAAAGGAGGCGCTACGAAGCAACAATTAAAAAGTTTTTGCTTACAACGATTATCCTCGTTTAAAATACCGAAAGAATGGCATTTTGTAGATGAAATACCGTATACAGACAGCGGTAAAATCGCTCGTATTGCAGCAAAAAATATGATTGGAAATCGGGAGAAGATATATGAATAG
- a CDS encoding biotin transporter BioY produces the protein MNTKNLVFVALFSSIMGVLGLIPPIALAITPVPITLQSLGVMLAGGLLGSRLGALSQLIFLLIVGVGAPLLAGGRGGPGVFIGPSAGYLLGYIVGAFVIGYLIERLREVSIIKVLCINIIGGIFVVYVFGITVQAFLMGVSVWETMKVSAVFLPGDCLKAIIAAILVTKLHRSLKHIITPALKSEKYTNAG, from the coding sequence ATGAATACAAAAAACTTAGTTTTCGTCGCTTTATTTAGTTCTATTATGGGAGTGTTAGGATTAATACCTCCGATTGCTCTTGCTATTACACCAGTTCCGATTACATTACAATCACTCGGTGTTATGCTTGCTGGTGGATTGTTAGGCTCACGTCTCGGTGCGTTAAGTCAGCTTATTTTCTTACTTATTGTAGGAGTTGGAGCACCATTGCTTGCTGGTGGGCGCGGTGGTCCAGGTGTATTTATTGGACCAAGTGCAGGATATTTACTTGGTTATATCGTTGGAGCGTTTGTCATTGGTTATTTAATTGAGCGCTTACGTGAAGTTTCTATAATAAAGGTATTATGTATTAATATAATTGGTGGTATTTTTGTAGTTTATGTATTTGGCATTACTGTACAAGCTTTCTTAATGGGTGTTTCCGTATGGGAGACGATGAAAGTGAGTGCTGTGTTTTTACCAGGTGATTGCCTAAAAGCGATTATAGCAGCGATTCTCGTAACGAAATTACATCGTTCATTGAAACATATAATTACGCCTGCTCTAAAGAGCGAGAAATATACAAATGCGGGATAA
- a CDS encoding long-chain fatty acid--CoA ligase yields the protein MMMNVPLTISSMMERAEKLFSKKEIVSRTHDTITTLTYKQLGERTRRLSSALKKLGIKEGERIGTLAWNHHRHVEAYFAIPGIASVLHTINIRLSPQHISYIIQHAEDRMLLIDEDLVPLVENIQSQLSTVQAYIIMTDKDELPNTTLEPVYHYEKLLEEGDPNFQFVKDIDENTPAGMCYTSATTGNPKGVVYTHRSTVLHCMALGLADTAALSESDAAMAIVPMFHVNAWGLPFAATWFGSKQVLPGPMFTPKILLEMIQSEKVTLAAGVPTIWLGVLQELENNSYDLSSMTRILCGGAAAPKSVIKAFEQKYNVPFIHAYGMTETSPLVTLARLKSYETELSYEEQLEIRSKQGYLVPGVEMKVVGTNGEVKWDGTEMGELCLRAPWIAESYYNDERTVEGFRDGWLYTGDVVTVDEEGCVKIVDRTKDVIKSGGEWISSVDLENALMAHDAIFEAAVVAVPHPEWQERPVACVVQKKNSTVTKEEIYGFLKPQFAKWWLPDDIVFMEEIPKTSVGKFLKQALRKELEHLHKEK from the coding sequence ATGATGATGAATGTACCGCTAACAATTAGTTCTATGATGGAAAGAGCAGAAAAACTGTTTTCAAAGAAAGAAATTGTTTCACGGACACATGATACAATTACGACGTTAACGTATAAGCAGTTAGGTGAAAGGACGAGAAGGCTTTCCAGTGCGTTAAAAAAATTAGGAATTAAAGAAGGCGAGCGTATAGGAACGTTAGCGTGGAATCATCATCGACATGTGGAAGCATATTTTGCTATTCCTGGTATTGCTTCCGTTTTACACACAATTAATATTCGTTTATCTCCTCAACATATTTCATATATTATTCAGCACGCAGAAGATCGCATGCTACTTATTGATGAAGATCTCGTACCACTCGTTGAAAATATTCAATCACAACTATCAACTGTACAAGCTTACATTATTATGACTGATAAAGATGAACTTCCAAATACTACGCTAGAACCTGTATATCATTATGAAAAGCTATTAGAAGAAGGCGATCCAAATTTCCAATTTGTAAAAGATATTGATGAAAATACACCTGCTGGTATGTGTTATACGTCAGCGACTACAGGAAATCCAAAAGGTGTTGTATATACGCATCGTAGTACTGTACTGCATTGCATGGCACTCGGTTTAGCGGATACAGCTGCTTTATCGGAAAGTGATGCAGCAATGGCGATTGTACCGATGTTCCATGTGAATGCTTGGGGACTTCCTTTCGCTGCTACTTGGTTTGGATCAAAACAAGTTCTTCCAGGACCGATGTTTACGCCAAAAATTTTATTAGAAATGATCCAATCTGAAAAAGTGACGTTAGCTGCTGGTGTGCCAACAATTTGGCTCGGTGTATTACAAGAGTTAGAAAATAATAGTTACGATTTATCTAGTATGACGAGAATACTATGCGGTGGTGCAGCTGCACCGAAAAGTGTTATTAAAGCATTTGAACAGAAATACAATGTTCCGTTCATCCATGCATATGGTATGACCGAAACAAGCCCACTCGTAACACTTGCACGTTTAAAAAGTTATGAAACAGAATTATCATATGAAGAGCAATTAGAAATTAGATCAAAACAAGGGTATCTTGTCCCTGGTGTAGAGATGAAAGTAGTCGGTACAAATGGTGAAGTGAAGTGGGACGGTACGGAGATGGGAGAACTATGTTTACGAGCGCCATGGATCGCTGAAAGCTATTATAACGATGAGCGTACTGTCGAAGGTTTTCGTGATGGTTGGTTATATACAGGAGATGTTGTCACAGTGGACGAGGAAGGCTGCGTGAAAATCGTTGACCGTACGAAAGATGTTATTAAAAGCGGAGGCGAGTGGATTTCTTCAGTTGACCTTGAAAATGCTTTAATGGCACATGATGCTATATTTGAAGCAGCTGTCGTTGCCGTTCCTCATCCGGAGTGGCAAGAGCGACCAGTTGCATGCGTCGTTCAAAAGAAAAATAGTACAGTAACAAAAGAAGAAATATATGGATTTTTAAAACCACAATTTGCGAAGTGGTGGTTACCAGACGATATTGTATTTATGGAAGAAATACCGAAAACATCTGTTGGGAAGTTTTTAAAACAAGCACTTCGGAAAGAACTTGAGCATTTGCATAAAGAGAAATAA
- a CDS encoding ABC-2 transporter permease produces the protein MKGLLLTNYYLVYRTFFMFMGIAIVGSGFVFYFGNASMYRLIATLIILFATIPALEVIKYERKSGYEKYVLTLPVTRTNIVQSHYLFYFLVVIIGTLLSYGIFYVHGFVSDTPIDDGIFKSVSLGTFIILNAGAIAYPLLYVFGAEKSDAITIGGACGGLVTYFGLQSVIGFLIEQFPISNLNLSVYVSILYTIFGVIIYIFSFVISVFIYRKKEF, from the coding sequence ATGAAAGGTTTATTATTGACAAACTATTATTTAGTGTATCGAACTTTCTTTATGTTTATGGGAATAGCGATAGTAGGATCGGGATTTGTTTTTTATTTTGGTAATGCTTCAATGTACCGTTTAATCGCTACGCTCATTATCTTATTTGCTACGATTCCTGCACTTGAAGTTATTAAATATGAGAGGAAGTCGGGGTATGAAAAATATGTACTTACTTTACCGGTTACTAGAACTAACATTGTACAAAGTCACTATCTTTTCTATTTTTTAGTTGTAATTATTGGTACTTTACTATCGTACGGCATATTTTATGTACATGGTTTCGTTTCAGATACACCAATTGATGATGGTATATTTAAGAGTGTTTCTTTAGGGACGTTCATCATTCTTAATGCCGGAGCAATAGCTTATCCGCTTCTCTATGTTTTTGGAGCAGAAAAATCTGATGCTATTACAATTGGAGGCGCATGCGGGGGACTTGTTACTTATTTTGGATTACAAAGTGTAATTGGCTTTCTAATAGAACAATTTCCAATATCAAATTTAAATTTATCTGTATACGTTTCAATTCTATATACAATATTTGGCGTTATCATATACATCTTTTCTTTTGTTATTTCGGTATTTATATATCGTAAGAAGGAGTTTTAG
- a CDS encoding ABC transporter ATP-binding protein translates to MSNLLEIENLSKSFGNKIVLRDVSFNVPSGSIVGFIGNNGAGKSTTFKTVLQLISKDNGTVKIFGKENINKDAKNKEKIGVVFDAMNLPTHLTIKQLNKVFEKMFESWDRENFYRLVHSFSLPTNEKVGRFSRGMSMKLSIAVALSHNAKLLILDEATGGLDPSSREEVLEELKSFVSKSNGGILLSSHIMSDVEKIASHLIIIKDGEILLNEEKDKVLDNYAIVNVDEEQLTLINKDIVVVKRNNGSYFNVLVSDVHKLPNGIAHRTISIEEISVLLTRSEK, encoded by the coding sequence ATGTCAAATCTTCTAGAAATTGAAAATTTAAGTAAATCATTTGGAAATAAAATTGTTTTAAGAGATGTTTCCTTCAATGTGCCGTCTGGATCAATTGTTGGATTCATTGGTAACAATGGAGCTGGGAAATCAACAACCTTTAAAACAGTATTACAATTAATTTCTAAAGATAATGGTACAGTGAAAATATTTGGTAAAGAAAATATAAATAAAGATGCCAAGAATAAGGAAAAGATAGGAGTCGTATTCGATGCTATGAATCTACCGACTCATCTTACAATAAAGCAACTAAACAAAGTTTTTGAAAAGATGTTTGAATCTTGGGATAGAGAAAATTTTTACCGATTAGTTCATTCTTTCTCTTTACCTACTAATGAAAAAGTAGGTAGGTTTTCCCGTGGAATGTCGATGAAACTATCTATAGCTGTTGCATTGTCGCATAATGCCAAATTATTAATCCTAGATGAAGCGACGGGAGGTCTTGATCCTTCATCTAGGGAGGAGGTATTAGAGGAATTAAAAAGTTTTGTGAGTAAAAGTAATGGTGGTATACTACTTTCTTCTCATATTATGAGTGATGTAGAAAAAATAGCTAGCCATCTTATCATTATAAAAGATGGAGAAATTTTATTGAATGAAGAAAAGGATAAGGTTTTGGACAATTATGCCATTGTAAATGTTGATGAAGAACAACTAACTTTAATCAACAAAGATATAGTTGTGGTGAAAAGGAATAATGGTTCTTATTTCAATGTACTTGTATCAGATGTGCATAAACTACCAAATGGGATTGCTCATAGAACCATTTCGATAGAAGAAATAAGTGTTTTATTAACGAGGAGTGAAAAATAA
- a CDS encoding helix-turn-helix domain-containing protein, whose protein sequence is MGFGEKLFKLRKEKGLSQEALAEKLNTTRQAVSKWENGQGFPETEKLIMIGNVFEVSLDYLLKETAEQSNENVEGYYVSQEMAEGYVVYGQKISKYIALGFSLLILSTIPYLLFKENATMSTFLVIIIAVLGIGAMMVPATIEESRYNVLKKEELLFDQNFLKELTKRYAIIKKKYAAVIIIGFCFIAAGAIPFLFEKKHITSGELVQYYPYCVVLIAIGVYLFVRVLGVLEVYRILVENKEYSNRLIFKLKKKVREKVNNF, encoded by the coding sequence ATGGGGTTTGGTGAAAAGCTTTTTAAATTAAGAAAGGAAAAAGGCCTTTCTCAAGAAGCATTAGCTGAGAAATTAAACACAACAAGGCAAGCGGTTAGTAAATGGGAAAACGGTCAAGGTTTTCCTGAAACTGAAAAGTTAATAATGATTGGAAATGTATTTGAAGTATCACTCGACTATTTATTAAAAGAAACTGCTGAGCAAAGTAATGAAAATGTGGAGGGCTATTACGTAAGTCAGGAAATGGCAGAAGGGTATGTAGTGTATGGACAAAAAATCTCTAAATATATTGCATTAGGATTTAGTTTGCTCATTTTATCGACAATACCGTATTTATTATTTAAAGAAAATGCAACAATGTCGACATTCCTTGTCATTATTATTGCTGTCCTTGGAATTGGAGCAATGATGGTACCTGCAACGATAGAAGAGAGCCGATACAATGTATTGAAAAAGGAAGAACTATTATTTGATCAAAACTTTCTAAAAGAATTGACAAAAAGATATGCGATTATTAAGAAAAAGTATGCAGCAGTAATAATCATTGGATTTTGTTTTATAGCTGCAGGCGCAATCCCGTTTTTGTTTGAGAAAAAGCATATCACTTCAGGAGAATTAGTGCAGTATTACCCTTACTGTGTTGTACTTATTGCAATTGGAGTCTATCTTTTTGTTCGTGTGTTAGGAGTATTAGAGGTGTATCGAATTTTAGTAGAAAATAAAGAATATAGTAATCGTCTTATTTTTAAACTGAAAAAGAAAGTGAGAGAAAAAGTGAATAATTTTTAA
- a CDS encoding GNAT family N-acetyltransferase — MSTIMTLNTAQEIENAEIHMLSSRLALLQAINGNPMQLQMKKFGSATAFSSKVIAGPAFNTVKGITFTNTDEIDEIISYYQSLQIPCRFEITPAQGTTELFQHLSEKGFYQSNFHTALYSIPREDRSLLPSNISVRQLKENEFHIFADIYVRGFNMPSFTKDGVRHNNEILYDKPGWHFFIAEIQNTPAGIGVLYINNGIASLAASATLPEFQRKGCHTALIQKRIEKAIATNCHLIVGQARFGSSSQNNLERAHMKIAYTKSIWTAKDI, encoded by the coding sequence ATGAGTACGATTATGACGCTTAATACAGCTCAAGAAATTGAAAACGCAGAAATACATATGCTCTCTTCTAGATTAGCGTTACTGCAAGCAATAAACGGTAATCCAATGCAATTACAAATGAAAAAGTTCGGGAGTGCCACTGCTTTTTCATCAAAAGTAATTGCTGGTCCAGCTTTTAATACGGTAAAAGGTATTACATTTACAAATACAGATGAGATAGATGAAATCATTTCTTATTATCAATCGCTACAAATTCCTTGTCGTTTTGAAATTACACCCGCTCAAGGTACAACTGAATTATTTCAACACTTATCTGAAAAAGGATTTTACCAATCCAACTTCCATACAGCTTTATATAGTATACCGAGAGAAGATCGATCTCTGCTTCCTTCTAACATTTCAGTACGCCAACTGAAAGAAAATGAATTTCATATTTTTGCAGACATATATGTACGCGGATTTAATATGCCATCCTTTACAAAAGATGGAGTTCGCCATAATAACGAAATTCTTTACGATAAACCAGGATGGCATTTTTTCATAGCAGAAATTCAAAATACTCCTGCAGGCATTGGTGTCCTGTACATAAATAATGGGATTGCTTCATTAGCTGCTTCTGCTACTTTGCCAGAATTTCAACGTAAAGGCTGTCATACTGCATTAATTCAAAAACGAATAGAAAAAGCTATAGCGACAAACTGTCATTTGATAGTTGGACAAGCCCGCTTTGGTAGCAGCAGTCAAAACAATTTGGAACGTGCCCATATGAAAATTGCTTATACAAAATCAATATGGACTGCAAAAGACATATAA
- a CDS encoding CsbD family protein, producing MTKHNHGLKEKVEGAIDKVKGEVKVVVGKVTDNKKLQAEGKWDKVKGTAKDTVSNVKEKVNEYKEHKENK from the coding sequence ATGACTAAACATAATCATGGTTTAAAAGAAAAAGTAGAAGGTGCTATTGATAAGGTAAAGGGTGAAGTAAAAGTAGTTGTCGGGAAAGTAACTGACAACAAAAAATTACAAGCTGAAGGAAAATGGGATAAAGTAAAAGGCACTGCTAAAGATACTGTCAGTAATGTAAAAGAGAAAGTTAATGAATATAAAGAGCATAAAGAGAATAAATAA
- a CDS encoding DUF4822 domain-containing protein has protein sequence MNKTILKTCIISAVLGGSLLSETNGEVKAEAVTPNTNHTGVFKDVPKGHWAYEAIQQLTGEKIIFGYDDGRFGFGDNVTREQVAALMYRYFNMEENKNYQNPYGDVSEDSTSYIKEILSLTEMGVFKGDEHGNFRPKASLTRAEMAQVLTNAFHLKAKSDHTFTDVSTNSWARNAISAVQTNNITKGVGEGKFAPSMDVTREQYAQFLYKAIQETEQTKQTKGQLLASILGETNWQGTKVYDKDHNDVTKENQNFIGLAKYDVKTARYEFFHANTGESRNDSGTFFITNDGKKRVLISETQNYQAVVELTQLDKEKFTYKRMGKDAKGNDVEVFVEHVPYHEKELSFTRPDKSLESSTGKIVTDVDGDEILSSTLWNGTVVLDEQGNNVTKYNSNFISLAKYDKNTNKYEFFNVNTGESRGDYGFFDVVHGNKIRAHASLGNNKYGAVLELTELNKEKFTYTRLGKDANGKDIKIFVEHEPYTGDLKPNFTK, from the coding sequence ATGAATAAAACAATTTTAAAAACATGTATCATATCAGCAGTTTTAGGTGGAAGTTTATTAAGTGAAACGAATGGAGAGGTGAAAGCAGAAGCGGTTACACCAAACACGAATCATACTGGTGTATTCAAAGATGTTCCAAAGGGGCACTGGGCATATGAGGCGATTCAGCAATTAACAGGTGAGAAAATCATTTTTGGCTATGATGATGGAAGATTTGGTTTTGGAGATAACGTAACACGCGAACAGGTTGCAGCTTTAATGTATCGTTATTTTAATATGGAAGAAAACAAAAATTACCAAAATCCATACGGTGACGTAAGTGAAGATTCAACAAGCTATATAAAGGAAATTTTATCGTTAACAGAAATGGGGGTTTTTAAGGGGGATGAGCATGGAAACTTTAGACCAAAGGCATCGTTAACACGCGCAGAAATGGCGCAGGTTCTTACAAATGCTTTTCATTTAAAAGCAAAGAGTGATCACACTTTTACTGACGTTTCAACGAACTCATGGGCAAGAAATGCAATTAGTGCTGTTCAAACAAATAATATTACAAAAGGAGTAGGAGAAGGGAAGTTTGCTCCAAGTATGGATGTGACACGTGAACAATACGCACAATTTTTATATAAAGCAATACAAGAAACTGAGCAAACTAAACAAACGAAAGGGCAACTACTAGCTAGCATACTTGGTGAAACAAATTGGCAAGGGACAAAAGTCTATGACAAAGATCATAATGATGTGACGAAAGAAAATCAAAATTTCATTGGGCTTGCAAAATATGATGTTAAAACTGCAAGGTATGAATTTTTTCATGCAAATACAGGAGAGAGTCGTAATGATAGCGGTACCTTTTTTATAACGAATGATGGAAAGAAAAGAGTATTAATTTCTGAAACGCAAAATTATCAAGCAGTTGTTGAATTAACGCAATTAGATAAGGAGAAATTTACATATAAAAGAATGGGGAAAGATGCAAAAGGGAACGATGTAGAAGTGTTTGTTGAACATGTTCCTTATCATGAAAAAGAACTTTCTTTTACGCGACCTGATAAAAGTTTAGAAAGCTCGACGGGGAAAATAGTTACGGACGTTGATGGAGATGAAATTTTATCTAGTACACTATGGAATGGAACGGTAGTATTAGACGAACAAGGTAATAATGTAACAAAATATAACTCAAACTTTATTAGTCTAGCAAAATACGATAAAAATACAAATAAATACGAGTTTTTCAATGTGAATACAGGTGAAAGTCGTGGAGACTATGGTTTCTTTGATGTTGTACATGGTAATAAAATAAGGGCTCACGCTTCGTTAGGAAATAATAAATATGGTGCTGTCCTTGAACTTACTGAGCTAAATAAAGAGAAATTTACGTATACAAGACTAGGGAAAGATGCGAATGGAAAAGATATAAAAATCTTTGTTGAGCACGAACCGTATACAGGTGACCTAAAACCAAATTTCACAAAGTAA
- a CDS encoding DUF2164 domain-containing protein → MMMNIKIPNDKKEELVAQIQQFFVEEDLDEIGRFQAERLIEEMIKLVGPFAYNQAIGDARKLVTEKLSNIEEDLYVLEKNEGK, encoded by the coding sequence ATGATGATGAATATAAAAATACCAAATGATAAAAAAGAAGAACTAGTAGCACAAATTCAGCAATTTTTCGTTGAGGAAGATTTAGATGAAATTGGGCGCTTCCAAGCAGAGCGTTTAATAGAAGAAATGATTAAATTAGTAGGACCATTTGCATACAATCAAGCAATTGGAGATGCTAGAAAGCTTGTAACAGAGAAATTATCTAATATTGAAGAAGATTTATATGTATTAGAGAAGAATGAAGGGAAGTAA